A genomic window from Brachyspira sp. SAP_772 includes:
- a CDS encoding methionine-R-sulfoxide reductase, giving the protein MELRKLTEEERNVIIFKGTEYPFTGEYNDFFEEGVYCCKQCGAELYRSEDKFKSQCGWPSFDDEIKGAIRRSLDDDGYRIEITCSNCGAHLGHVFQGEHLTDKNTRHCVNSISLIFKPKENKE; this is encoded by the coding sequence ATGGAGTTAAGAAAATTAACAGAAGAAGAAAGAAATGTTATAATATTTAAAGGTACTGAATATCCTTTTACAGGCGAATATAATGATTTTTTTGAGGAGGGCGTTTATTGCTGCAAACAATGCGGTGCTGAATTATACCGCTCTGAAGATAAGTTTAAATCACAATGCGGATGGCCTTCTTTTGATGATGAAATAAAAGGAGCTATCAGAAGGTCTTTAGATGATGACGGTTATAGAATAGAAATTACATGTAGTAACTGTGGTGCTCATTTGGGGCATGTGTTTCAGGGCGAGCATTTAACAGATAAAAATACAAGGCATTGTGTAAACTCTATTTCATTAATATTTAAACCTAAAGAAAATAAAGAATAA
- a CDS encoding 1-acyl-sn-glycerol-3-phosphate acyltransferase — protein MIIFSIFYILLNVLFTIILFIVAVILFILVRPFSKRLSIKITHNIAKFWGTFLMKSAFISFDIEGSENYDYKQTYLITPNHQSAFDIFCCFAIFKGMFAFVSKDTYGKVPMVGFGMSVANYIFVKRGTIGAAKSIDDMEDRLKSKTSIIIYPEGTRSKDGEIKKPKRGILKIAERCEDVAVLPVVIYGTRDIMKAKSFVLRPFKKIKIRFLKPFYFKDIEGDDNDKLDYWYNIMTKNYDEMRNK, from the coding sequence ATGATTATATTTAGCATATTTTATATTTTATTAAATGTACTTTTTACTATTATTTTGTTTATAGTAGCTGTGATTTTATTTATTTTAGTGAGACCTTTTAGTAAGAGGCTTTCAATAAAAATTACTCATAATATAGCAAAATTTTGGGGAACTTTTTTGATGAAAAGTGCCTTTATTTCTTTTGATATTGAAGGCAGTGAGAATTATGATTATAAACAAACTTATTTAATTACTCCAAATCATCAAAGTGCTTTTGACATATTTTGCTGTTTTGCAATATTTAAAGGCATGTTTGCTTTTGTCTCTAAAGATACATACGGAAAAGTGCCTATGGTTGGTTTTGGTATGAGTGTAGCTAATTATATATTTGTAAAGAGGGGAACTATAGGAGCTGCAAAATCTATAGATGATATGGAAGATAGGTTGAAATCAAAAACAAGTATAATTATATATCCAGAGGGCACTAGAAGCAAAGACGGGGAAATTAAAAAGCCAAAAAGAGGCATATTAAAAATTGCTGAGAGATGTGAAGATGTGGCTGTACTTCCTGTTGTTATATATGGTACTAGAGATATTATGAAAGCAAAAAGTTTTGTTTTAAGACCATTTAAAAAAATAAAGATAAGATTTTTAAAACCTTTCTACTTCAAAGACATAGAAGGCGATGATAATGATAAATTAGATTATTGGTATAACATAATGACAAAAAATTATGATGAAATGAGAAATAAGTAA
- a CDS encoding LCP family protein → MKIKNKDNNTKALKTISNANKKAVIILISSFTFIIILVTFTLYYFLYSKIDSAIKNDEELYFSILFIDENNEPYGAYVGVLSSLHNRIGLIGLPRNVALWQNKKDDSIPLKELYKNGGDSAVFKAIENTVNKKITYKITLDNNSISDIIDLIGGVKMYVEEPIHYVENNSLYNITFDIGEWIFHGNKVVSYLHYVTMKQYEDIETLYRLEDVIINLMISFIQSPELKSMIVRRDMRNAIYSKIKSNLRPPDIKAILKIISNSNERSLIVQNIDGRVDENGIINPLLGGSAFVKQMEDLSLYVGLKTERSELSNEDVSLIILNGTDVSGLADRINIRMRYRGFAAGEYGNFPAKVYNSIVLIRNGEIEKSFMVANECRVSRIYAKTDRRLLNNAVLILGYDYYEIQ, encoded by the coding sequence ATGAAAATTAAAAACAAAGATAATAATACTAAAGCACTAAAAACCATAAGCAATGCCAATAAAAAAGCTGTAATCATATTAATATCTTCATTTACTTTCATTATTATTCTAGTGACTTTCACTTTATATTATTTTTTATACAGCAAAATAGATTCAGCAATAAAAAATGATGAAGAATTGTATTTTTCTATATTATTTATAGATGAAAATAATGAGCCTTATGGGGCATATGTGGGAGTATTATCAAGTTTACACAATAGAATAGGTTTAATAGGTCTTCCAAGAAATGTTGCTCTTTGGCAAAACAAAAAAGATGACTCTATACCTCTAAAAGAATTATACAAAAATGGAGGCGATTCTGCTGTATTTAAGGCTATAGAAAACACTGTTAATAAAAAAATAACATACAAAATCACTCTCGACAATAACAGCATATCAGACATAATAGATTTAATAGGCGGAGTTAAGATGTATGTAGAAGAGCCTATTCATTATGTAGAAAATAATAGTCTTTATAATATTACCTTTGATATTGGTGAATGGATATTTCATGGCAACAAGGTAGTATCATATTTACATTATGTTACTATGAAACAATATGAGGATATAGAAACATTATATAGACTTGAAGATGTTATTATCAATTTAATGATTAGTTTTATACAAAGTCCTGAGCTTAAATCTATGATAGTTAGAAGAGATATGAGAAATGCTATATATTCTAAGATAAAAAGCAATTTAAGACCTCCTGATATTAAAGCTATATTAAAAATAATATCAAACAGCAATGAAAGAAGTTTAATAGTACAAAATATTGATGGAAGAGTTGATGAGAATGGAATAATCAATCCATTACTTGGAGGAAGTGCTTTTGTAAAACAGATGGAAGATTTGTCATTATATGTGGGGCTAAAAACAGAAAGAAGCGAATTAAGCAATGAAGATGTTAGTTTAATAATTTTGAATGGCACTGATGTTTCAGGGCTTGCGGATAGAATAAATATTAGAATGCGTTATAGGGGATTTGCTGCTGGAGAGTATGGAAATTTTCCTGCTAAAGTGTATAATAGCATTGTTCTTATAAGAAATGGAGAGATAGAAAAGTCTTTTATGGTTGCCAATGAATGCAGAGTAAGTAGAATATATGCTAAAACAGATAGAAGACTTTTAAATAATGCAGTATTAATTTTGGGGTATGATTACTATGAAATTCAATGA
- a CDS encoding leucine-rich repeat domain-containing protein, with amino-acid sequence MYKKIVLIMLCFLVAISCSSPSSPNSSNNGNIGNNGDTGNSGETQTPVIPPTLDEETQKYGIDISQDDAEISKQIEEKLQEYYNEKASYKVIFKGVPKNYMLKANSSLAALTINAAEKINADNITIDTKNIDFQNGAITELMFASGGVSKKRLSFIFPDDKIITIEQNAFLNLNNNIEELIIPNSVVSIGERAFQAIYSLKSLTLDSKLQIIGDYAFLYLESLRELIIPDSVISIGKGAFANSSLEKVTISASVKEIKNSAFNTSRKLNTVIYLGTSPNDINYENDAFLYCNNLTTLILPNVPNPDYNTWKNFLGCNFTVVKQK; translated from the coding sequence ATGTATAAAAAAATTGTATTAATAATGTTATGCTTTTTAGTTGCAATATCTTGTTCAAGCCCAAGCAGTCCAAATAGCAGCAACAATGGTAATATAGGAAACAACGGAGATACTGGTAACTCTGGGGAAACACAGACGCCAGTAATACCTCCTACTTTAGATGAAGAAACACAAAAATATGGTATAGATATTTCACAAGATGATGCTGAAATATCTAAGCAAATAGAAGAGAAATTGCAAGAATATTATAATGAAAAAGCTTCATATAAAGTAATATTTAAAGGTGTTCCTAAAAATTATATGCTAAAAGCAAATTCTTCTCTTGCAGCTTTAACTATAAACGCAGCAGAAAAAATTAATGCTGATAATATAACAATAGACACCAAAAATATTGATTTTCAAAATGGTGCTATAACAGAATTAATGTTTGCAAGCGGAGGAGTAAGTAAAAAAAGATTAAGTTTTATATTTCCAGATGATAAAATAATAACTATAGAACAGAATGCTTTTTTGAACTTAAATAATAATATAGAAGAATTAATAATACCTAATTCTGTTGTTTCAATAGGGGAGAGGGCTTTTCAAGCTATTTATTCATTAAAAAGTCTTACATTAGACAGTAAATTACAAATTATAGGAGATTATGCTTTTTTATATTTAGAGTCATTAAGAGAATTGATAATACCAGATTCTGTAATATCAATAGGTAAAGGGGCATTTGCTAATTCTTCTTTAGAAAAAGTAACTATTTCAGCATCTGTAAAAGAAATAAAAAACTCAGCTTTCAACACTTCTCGTAAATTAAATACGGTTATTTATTTAGGTACTTCTCCTAATGATATAAATTATGAGAATGATGCATTTTTATATTGTAATAACCTTACAACTTTAATACTTCCAAATGTGCCTAATCCAGATTATAATACTTGGAAGAATTTTTTAGGTTGTAATTTTACTGTAGTTAAACAGAAATAA
- a CDS encoding glycosyltransferase, translated as MQEKFDICFLCNGHNYAINLGITIVSLLVNSDEYDNFYFHVLTSDMTEEDRKKLILLKEIKDFDIKFYDIDDKIIDKYKKLEKGKNPAWWGYHVLLKLEVPNILKDLDKVLFLDIDLIILKSLKEIFNENIDDYCLLTCYLEDSIYFMNNDNYEVYSKIYSDSVARRLKVGKKLLDWIPGGFMYLNLKKLREMYDEEKIINYISYLIDNGTAPLEERIINHFLNKDRYIKRFGPCYHRNDGIWLDDKYIEDMYIAHCTCGKIFSTESHWIPKYKNKVLHLGWKYLTMTQWFKEDPIYFLENYSKYNTHFISNELADIKNKTSEEKLKKLNEINKANEEKLIKVINKIVWFIPIRNIRNNVRNKMKAYFNI; from the coding sequence ATGCAGGAAAAGTTTGATATATGTTTTTTATGTAATGGACATAATTATGCTATAAATTTAGGTATAACAATAGTATCATTATTGGTAAACTCTGATGAATATGATAATTTTTATTTTCATGTACTTACTAGTGATATGACAGAAGAAGACAGGAAGAAATTAATATTATTAAAAGAAATAAAAGATTTTGACATAAAATTTTATGATATAGATGACAAAATTATTGATAAGTATAAAAAATTAGAAAAAGGGAAAAATCCTGCTTGGTGGGGATATCATGTTTTATTGAAACTAGAAGTTCCCAATATACTTAAAGATTTAGATAAAGTATTATTTTTAGATATTGATCTTATTATATTGAAAAGTTTGAAAGAAATATTTAATGAAAATATAGATGATTACTGTTTATTAACATGTTATTTGGAGGATTCCATATATTTTATGAATAACGATAACTATGAGGTATATTCCAAAATATACTCTGATTCTGTTGCTAGGCGTCTTAAAGTAGGTAAAAAACTATTAGATTGGATTCCTGGCGGATTTATGTATCTGAATTTGAAAAAATTAAGAGAAATGTATGATGAAGAAAAAATAATTAATTATATTTCATATCTAATTGATAATGGAACAGCACCTCTTGAAGAGAGAATCATTAACCATTTTCTTAATAAAGATCGTTATATAAAAAGATTTGGTCCTTGTTATCATAGAAATGATGGAATATGGTTGGATGATAAATATATAGAAGATATGTATATAGCACATTGTACATGCGGTAAAATTTTTAGCACAGAAAGTCACTGGATACCTAAATATAAAAATAAAGTTTTGCATCTTGGATGGAAGTATTTAACTATGACTCAGTGGTTTAAGGAAGATCCTATTTATTTTTTAGAGAATTATTCAAAATATAATACCCATTTTATAAGTAATGAATTAGCCGATATAAAAAACAAAACTAGTGAAGAAAAATTAAAGAAATTAAATGAAATTAATAAGGCTAATGAAGAAAAATTAATTAAAGTAATTAATAAGATAGTTTGGTTTATACCTATAAGAAATATTAGGAATAACGTTAGGAACAAAATGAAAGCTTATTTTAATATTTAA
- the gap gene encoding type I glyceraldehyde-3-phosphate dehydrogenase produces the protein MAVKVAINGFGRIGRLVFQALVERGLLGKEIDVVGVVDVSTDAEYFAYQLKYDSVHGKMKADITTEGEDVLVVNGNKIKCIGATKDLKDLPWKDLGVEYVIESTGLFTDKEKAEGHIAAGAKKVIISAPGKGDLRTFVYGVNHEEYDPSKHHVVSNASCTTNCLAPLVHVLLKEGIGIETGLMTTIHSYTATQKIVDGPSKKDWRGGRAGAINTIPSTTGAAKAVGEVLPATKGKLTGMSFRVATPDVSVVDLTFRSEKDTSIEEIDALMKKASESYMKGVLGFCNEELVSSDFIHDNRSSIYDSLATLQNNLKGEKRFFKVVSWYDNEWGYSNRVIDLLLYMYNKK, from the coding sequence ATGGCTGTAAAAGTTGCAATAAATGGTTTTGGACGTATCGGACGTCTAGTGTTTCAGGCATTGGTAGAACGCGGTTTATTAGGTAAAGAGATAGATGTAGTAGGTGTTGTTGATGTTAGTACTGATGCTGAATATTTTGCTTATCAATTAAAATATGACTCAGTTCATGGAAAAATGAAAGCTGATATAACAACTGAAGGTGAAGATGTATTAGTAGTTAACGGAAACAAAATTAAATGTATAGGTGCTACTAAAGATTTAAAAGACCTTCCTTGGAAAGATTTAGGTGTTGAATATGTAATCGAATCTACTGGTCTTTTCACTGATAAAGAAAAAGCTGAAGGTCATATAGCTGCAGGTGCTAAAAAAGTTATTATATCTGCTCCTGGTAAAGGTGATTTAAGAACTTTCGTTTATGGTGTTAACCATGAAGAATATGACCCTTCTAAACATCATGTAGTATCAAATGCTTCTTGTACTACTAACTGTTTAGCTCCGCTAGTACATGTACTTCTTAAAGAAGGTATCGGTATAGAAACAGGTCTTATGACTACTATTCACTCTTATACTGCTACTCAAAAAATAGTAGACGGTCCTTCTAAAAAAGATTGGAGAGGCGGACGTGCTGGTGCTATTAACACTATTCCTTCTACTACTGGTGCTGCTAAAGCTGTTGGTGAAGTTTTACCTGCTACTAAAGGTAAATTAACAGGTATGAGTTTCAGAGTTGCTACTCCTGACGTATCTGTTGTAGACTTAACTTTCAGAAGTGAAAAAGATACTTCTATTGAAGAAATTGACGCTTTAATGAAAAAAGCTTCTGAATCTTACATGAAAGGTGTTTTAGGTTTCTGTAATGAAGAATTAGTATCTAGCGACTTCATACATGATAACAGAAGCTCTATTTACGATTCTTTAGCTACTTTACAAAACAACTTAAAAGGTGAAAAAAGATTCTTCAAAGTTGTTTCTTGGTATGATAATGAATGGGGTTATTCTAACAGAGTAATTGATTTATTATTATATATGTACAACAAAAAATAA
- the rsfS gene encoding ribosome silencing factor: protein MKFNDSNKTKKMIDREMAKNLTLKAAKALDDKKLEDIVILDLDGVTTLSDFFIIATASSAPQMKAGSDAVYKELKEEGITPYAENDNNSDSLWYLTDYGFLVIHLFTEEGREYYDLDKLWHEAKKIDMN from the coding sequence ATGAAATTCAATGATTCAAACAAAACAAAAAAAATGATAGACAGAGAAATGGCTAAAAATCTAACTCTAAAAGCCGCAAAAGCTCTAGATGATAAAAAACTTGAAGACATAGTAATATTAGATTTGGACGGTGTTACTACCCTTTCAGATTTTTTTATTATAGCAACAGCTTCTTCTGCTCCACAAATGAAGGCTGGTTCTGATGCTGTTTATAAAGAATTAAAAGAAGAAGGTATCACTCCTTATGCAGAAAATGATAATAATTCTGACTCTTTATGGTATTTAACTGATTATGGCTTTTTGGTAATACATTTATTTACAGAGGAAGGAAGGGAATATTATGATTTGGATAAATTATGGCATGAGGCTAAAAAAATAGATATGAATTAA
- a CDS encoding phosphoglycerate kinase, which yields MKKSVKDIDIKGKKVIMRVDFNVPLDKETSSKITDTTRVDAAMPTIEYILSQGASLILMSHLGRPKGEANPKYSLKPVYDYLKTKLPNNKVIFANDCIGEEVKKLASELKSGDVLLLENLRYHAEEEKNDAAFSKQLAELADVYVNDAFGTAHRAHASTAGIVSAKAGMPAVAGFLMEKEIQYLGDAVANPARPFVAIIGGAKVSSKISVLKNLLNKVDTLIVVGGMAYTFFKAKGLEIGSSLCEDDYIATAKEIMDKAKELNKTLYLPVDNVIADKFDNDAAIKVVDSTAIPAGWMGMDVGPKTLTEIEDILKNAKTVVWNGPLGVFEMANFAKGTFEVAKFIANSGAVSIIGGGDSVSAVNKSGVADKMTHVSTGGGASLEFLEGIELPGIAVLQDK from the coding sequence ATGAAAAAATCAGTAAAAGACATAGATATTAAAGGCAAAAAAGTCATAATGAGAGTTGACTTCAATGTACCTCTTGATAAAGAAACAAGCTCTAAAATTACAGACACTACAAGAGTAGATGCTGCTATGCCTACTATTGAATATATTCTCTCTCAGGGTGCTTCTCTTATACTTATGAGCCACTTAGGAAGACCAAAAGGGGAAGCTAATCCTAAATATTCTCTAAAACCTGTTTATGATTATTTGAAAACTAAACTCCCTAACAATAAAGTTATTTTTGCTAATGATTGTATAGGTGAAGAAGTAAAAAAACTTGCTTCTGAATTAAAGTCAGGAGACGTACTTTTACTTGAAAACTTAAGATATCATGCTGAAGAAGAGAAAAATGATGCAGCATTCTCTAAACAATTGGCTGAGTTAGCTGATGTTTATGTTAATGATGCATTTGGTACGGCACACAGAGCACATGCTTCTACTGCTGGAATAGTATCTGCTAAAGCCGGAATGCCTGCTGTTGCTGGTTTCTTAATGGAGAAAGAGATACAATATTTAGGTGATGCTGTTGCTAACCCTGCTCGTCCTTTTGTTGCTATAATTGGCGGAGCTAAAGTTTCTTCTAAAATCTCTGTACTTAAAAACTTACTTAACAAAGTAGACACTTTAATTGTTGTTGGCGGTATGGCTTATACTTTCTTTAAGGCTAAGGGATTAGAAATAGGTTCTTCTTTATGCGAAGATGATTATATTGCTACTGCTAAAGAGATTATGGATAAGGCTAAAGAATTAAACAAAACTTTATATTTACCTGTTGATAATGTTATAGCTGATAAATTTGATAATGATGCTGCTATAAAAGTTGTAGATTCTACTGCTATACCTGCTGGTTGGATGGGTATGGATGTCGGACCTAAAACATTAACAGAAATTGAAGATATACTTAAAAATGCTAAAACAGTTGTTTGGAATGGACCATTGGGTGTATTTGAAATGGCTAATTTTGCTAAGGGTACTTTTGAGGTTGCTAAGTTTATTGCTAATTCTGGTGCTGTAAGTATTATCGGCGGAGGCGACAGTGTATCTGCTGTTAATAAATCTGGTGTTGCTGACAAGATGACTCACGTATCTACAGGTGGTGGAGCTTCTTTAGAGTTCCTTGAAGGAATAGAGCTTCCCGGTATCGCTGTATTACAAGATAAATAA
- a CDS encoding leucine-rich repeat domain-containing protein → MYKRIVLIMLCFLVAMSCSSPSSPNNQGNIGNSGDSGQTGGNSGNSGGSGNIGDAGGIPWTEIAPPLPILDDEAKTYGIDISQDDNLIKQEIKSKLQAYYNDKKLYKVIFTGTPKAEYAQRNSLTKLVIEVTKDLPIGYNKNIEIDISNIYFNERKIKSKMFQGYTSSGEYTITFKFPENIIRVIEGNAFSLFSKFLKEITIPDSVIGIDAAAFQTDYKLEKVTFGANSKLEYIGDLAFTYSALKEITIPASVKSIGSRAFGSSSSLTTVIYLGTSPNDISHSGNIFDDTVTTLIVPNAPETSEEELKSKWQNFLGCNFTTIKKQIN, encoded by the coding sequence ATGTATAAAAGAATTGTATTGATAATGTTGTGTTTTCTAGTTGCAATGTCTTGTTCTAGCCCAAGCAGTCCTAACAATCAGGGTAATATAGGAAATAGTGGTGATTCAGGTCAAACAGGAGGAAATTCTGGAAACAGTGGCGGTTCTGGAAATATAGGAGATGCAGGCGGTATACCTTGGACTGAAATAGCTCCGCCTTTGCCTATTTTAGATGATGAGGCAAAAACCTATGGTATAGATATTTCTCAAGATGATAATCTGATAAAACAAGAAATAAAATCTAAATTACAAGCATATTATAATGATAAAAAATTATATAAAGTAATATTTACGGGGACACCAAAAGCTGAATATGCCCAAAGAAATTCTCTTACAAAGTTAGTAATAGAAGTTACAAAAGACTTACCTATTGGTTATAACAAAAATATAGAAATAGATATTAGTAATATTTATTTTAATGAGAGAAAAATAAAATCTAAAATGTTTCAAGGATATACAAGTTCTGGTGAGTATACAATAACTTTTAAATTTCCAGAAAATATTATAAGAGTTATAGAAGGAAATGCTTTTTCACTTTTTAGTAAATTTTTAAAAGAAATAACAATACCAGATTCTGTTATTGGTATTGATGCCGCTGCTTTTCAGACAGATTACAAACTTGAAAAAGTAACATTTGGTGCTAACAGTAAACTTGAATATATAGGAGATTTAGCTTTTACATATTCAGCATTGAAAGAAATAACTATACCTGCTTCAGTTAAGTCAATAGGAAGCAGAGCATTTGGAAGCTCATCCTCTTTAACTACTGTTATTTATTTAGGAACAAGCCCTAATGATATATCACATAGCGGAAATATATTTGATGATACAGTTACAACTTTAATAGTTCCTAATGCTCCTGAAACAAGTGAAGAAGAGCTTAAAAGTAAATGGCAAAACTTTTTGGGATGTAATTTCACTACTATAAAAAAACAAATTAATTAA
- a CDS encoding potassium/proton antiporter gives MNTAILISSLIIIICIVASKISMKVGVPSLLLFLVLGMLFGSDGILKIEFDNYVVAEQICTITLIFIMFYGGFGTNWKVAKPVAKKAFLLSFVGTFITSMVTGVLCYFVLKFELFESFLIASVIGSTDAASVFSILRSKNLNLKDGLASLLELESGSNDPMSYMLTVIFLGLVGKTLNSPLSIVYMVFAQIVFAVLVAALISFMAYNVLRKFKFPVSGLDTIFVLAVALLSYSLSSIVGGNGYLAVYLVGIVLGNTNIKNKVALVNFFDGVTGLMQMVLFFLLGLLSFPSRISNVAPTAIFVALFITFISRPIAVLAILTPFKVSLKKQLLIMWAGLRGAASIVFAIFVIVNGEAISYDIFHIVFFLAIISVSFQGTLLPIIAKKFDLVDSEENVLKTFNDYVDDDDMELIQVNITKNHHWVGREIKDIELPENSIIITIERGDETIIPNGSTVINSGDTIILNAKRTKYYDITLKEININMNHPWKNKELKDLKLPKDNLIVMIKRDGGTIIPRGNTMIKYRDVLLMRNND, from the coding sequence ATGAATACAGCTATATTAATATCATCTTTAATAATTATAATTTGTATAGTAGCTAGTAAAATATCTATGAAAGTGGGGGTGCCTTCACTTTTGCTTTTTTTAGTTTTGGGAATGCTGTTTGGCTCTGACGGTATTTTAAAAATAGAGTTTGATAATTATGTTGTTGCGGAGCAAATATGTACCATAACTTTAATATTTATAATGTTTTACGGTGGTTTTGGTACCAATTGGAAAGTTGCTAAACCTGTGGCTAAAAAAGCTTTTTTACTATCATTTGTTGGTACTTTTATCACTTCTATGGTTACGGGGGTGTTATGCTATTTTGTATTAAAGTTTGAATTATTTGAGAGTTTTTTAATAGCTTCGGTTATTGGTTCTACAGATGCTGCTTCAGTATTTTCTATACTTCGTTCAAAGAATTTAAACTTAAAAGACGGACTTGCTTCTCTTTTGGAGCTTGAAAGCGGAAGTAATGACCCTATGTCTTATATGCTTACGGTGATATTTTTGGGGCTTGTTGGAAAAACATTAAACAGTCCTCTTTCGATAGTTTATATGGTATTTGCTCAGATAGTATTTGCTGTGCTAGTGGCAGCTTTAATATCATTTATGGCTTACAATGTTTTAAGAAAATTTAAGTTTCCAGTAAGCGGGCTTGATACTATATTTGTGCTTGCTGTTGCTTTGCTTTCTTATTCTTTATCTTCTATAGTTGGTGGAAATGGATATTTAGCTGTTTATTTAGTTGGTATAGTTCTTGGAAACACTAATATTAAAAATAAAGTTGCTTTGGTTAATTTCTTTGACGGTGTCACAGGGCTTATGCAGATGGTGTTGTTTTTCTTGTTAGGGCTTCTTTCTTTCCCTTCAAGAATATCTAATGTTGCTCCAACTGCAATATTTGTAGCGTTGTTTATAACATTTATATCTAGACCTATAGCGGTATTAGCAATATTAACTCCTTTTAAGGTGTCTTTAAAAAAACAGCTTTTAATTATGTGGGCTGGGCTTAGAGGGGCTGCTTCCATTGTTTTTGCTATATTTGTTATAGTAAATGGTGAAGCTATTAGTTATGATATATTTCATATTGTATTTTTCTTAGCAATTATATCTGTATCTTTTCAGGGTACTTTGCTTCCTATTATTGCCAAAAAATTTGACCTTGTCGATTCTGAAGAAAATGTATTAAAAACTTTCAATGACTATGTTGATGATGATGATATGGAGCTTATACAAGTTAACATTACTAAAAATCATCATTGGGTTGGCAGAGAGATTAAAGATATAGAGCTTCCAGAAAACTCAATCATTATAACAATAGAGAGAGGAGATGAAACTATTATTCCAAATGGGAGCACTGTTATAAATAGCGGGGATACAATAATACTTAATGCTAAAAGAACAAAATATTATGATATCACATTAAAAGAAATAAATATTAACATGAATCATCCATGGAAGAATAAAGAATTAAAAGATTTGAAACTGCCAAAGGATAATTTGATAGTGATGATAAAAAGAGACGGAGGAACTATTATACCGCGCGGAAACACTATGATAAAATATAGAGATGTTTTACTCATGAGAAATAATGATTAG
- a CDS encoding alpha/beta hydrolase — protein sequence MIFIIILIILLLAIIIISNYYVQLVLIKGKKRVLEIKKNIKEETEEEVLEKEKRREWFEKSQADIYTKTSDNLKVHAHFIENKNSNIYTIIVHGYESKGSNMRYYGEKFFNMGYNVLLIDLRTHGLSDGNSYGMGYLEKEDILAWVKYILSINSNADIILFGISMGAESIMIALAENIPSNVKLAIEDSGYTNANEQLGNRLKISYHLPYFPFIPTISLITKLRIGYFFSQANALKSVSKITTPILFIHGSEDDLVPLDMMERLYNACSSKKDKLIIEGALHISSAKHNEKLYWQKIKEFIAKYL from the coding sequence ATGATATTTATAATAATATTAATAATATTACTTTTAGCTATTATTATAATATCAAATTATTATGTACAGTTAGTTTTAATTAAAGGTAAAAAAAGAGTACTTGAAATTAAAAAAAACATCAAAGAAGAAACTGAAGAAGAAGTATTAGAAAAAGAAAAAAGAAGAGAATGGTTTGAAAAATCTCAAGCAGATATATATACAAAAACTTCTGATAATTTAAAAGTGCATGCCCATTTTATAGAAAATAAAAACTCTAATATATACACAATAATAGTTCATGGCTACGAGAGTAAAGGCTCTAATATGAGATATTATGGTGAGAAGTTTTTTAATATGGGCTATAATGTTCTTCTTATAGATTTAAGAACTCATGGATTAAGCGATGGTAATTCTTATGGTATGGGGTATTTAGAAAAAGAAGATATTCTTGCTTGGGTAAAATATATATTATCAATTAACAGTAATGCTGATATTATTTTATTTGGCATTTCTATGGGGGCAGAATCTATAATGATTGCTTTAGCTGAAAACATTCCTTCAAATGTTAAGCTTGCAATAGAAGATTCTGGATATACTAATGCTAATGAACAGCTTGGAAACAGACTAAAAATAAGCTATCATCTGCCCTATTTTCCATTTATACCAACAATATCATTAATAACAAAATTAAGAATAGGTTATTTCTTTTCACAAGCTAATGCTTTAAAATCTGTATCAAAAATAACAACTCCTATACTATTTATTCATGGCAGTGAAGATGATTTGGTGCCTTTAGATATGATGGAGAGGTTGTATAATGCTTGCTCATCAAAAAAAGATAAATTAATTATAGAAGGTGCTTTGCATATAAGCTCTGCAAAACATAATGAAAAATTGTATTGGCAAAAAATAAAAGAGTTTATAGCAAAATATTTATGA